In Desulfobacterales bacterium, the genomic stretch ATAAATTCCTCCGGCAGGCCTTTTGCAATAATTGTGTCGGGATGAAAATCTTTTACCAGTTTCTTATAATTCGATTTGATTTCCTGATCGGAACTTTCCGGGGTGCAGCCGAGGATTTTGTAATACTTATCAATATCATTGAAATACACCGCCTGGATGTTTTCGTATTGTTGATCCCTGATTTTGAAAATGTTTTTCAATGTTTGCATCGCAGCCGCCTCAGCCGGATGAAGTGTGCCGTCCGCCGCTACAATTTGGAACAGGAGATTAAAAAAAGAAATCAGCACCGTGGGCTGATGATGAGTGCTCCGATATAATTGTATGGCAAAATCCTCAAGGGTGTATTCGGAAGTTTTGGCTTCATTAAAAATTTGCCTGGCAAATTGTTTTTCCCCTTCCGTCATTTGCAAATTATTGATGAAGTTTTCAACAACGGCAATTTCGCTCCGGGCCACAGCACCATCTATTTTCGAAAGCTTGCCAAGGATTGAAAATAGACTGATAAAATGGGCAGCCTGGGTTTGTTCCCTGCGTTCTAAAATCGGCGCCTGCTCCCGATAATACAGACGGTTCGTATAATCGACTTTTTTATCGACAAGATGATGCCCAAAAGCTGCTCCGGCAATGGCGCCGAGCGGGCCGCCCAGAAAAAGACCCAATGCGCCGAATGTAAGTTTTCCATACCAACCCAT encodes the following:
- a CDS encoding TerB family tellurite resistance protein — encoded protein: MGWYGKLTFGALGLFLGGPLGAIAGAAFGHHLVDKKVDYTNRLYYREQAPILERREQTQAAHFISLFSILGKLSKIDGAVARSEIAVVENFINNLQMTEGEKQFARQIFNEAKTSEYTLEDFAIQLYRSTHHQPTVLISFFNLLFQIVAADGTLHPAEAAAMQTLKNIFKIRDQQYENIQAVYFNDIDKYYKILGCTPESSDQEIKSNYKKLVKDFHPDTIIAKGLPEEFIDFATKRFREIQEAYERVKKERNLS